The Anopheles coluzzii chromosome 2, AcolN3, whole genome shotgun sequence genome window below encodes:
- the LOC125908339 gene encoding mediator of RNA polymerase II transcription subunit 1-like, producing the protein MSSPGNEARLVEGDRDEMLFCLGRIPACIDVRAVTRFEEGQLATASASSTVSAAFGGSVALVTRPTGTEQRNDGQQPSTAASPTVQATAGGCDTVVTLPFEIVRRLGEQQPTSVAYSPLQVAAGGGVTVVTLPSGTVRRIGDQQPSSVVYSPMQAVSGGGVATVTRPPGIARRNDGLQPSSAARSTVQAAAGGRVATVMRPPGTVRRIDGQQPSSAARSTVQAASGGGVAVGARPPGIARHIGDLQPSSAAYSSLQAAAGGSVVVGARPPGTVRRIDGQQPSSAARSTVQAASGGGVAVGARPPGIARHIGDLQPSSAAYSSLQAAAGGSVVVGARPPGTVRRIDGQQPSSAARSTVQAVSGGGVASVTQPPGIARRNDGLQPNSARCSTVQAASGGGVAVVTRPHGTVRLIEGQQPSSAVHSSLQAASGGGVASVTRPPGIARRNDGQQPSSAARSTVQAAAGGRVAVAARSPGIARRIGELQPSSTAHSSLQAAASGGDDAVVAQLLDSLVSDDMSVDAADSQLQNTSACFNENEPTVSAAQPEPTGIVGRQQPLASAVLLRDTVAGSLDSPIMFYRT; encoded by the exons ATGTCTTCACCGGGGAACGAAGCGCGTCTAGTTGAAGGAGACCGGGAtgaaatgttgttttgtttaggcCGGATCCCGGCTTGTATAGATGTGCGAGCAGTTACGCGTTTTGAAGAGGGACAACTAGCCACGGCATCTGCTTCATCAACGGTGTCGGCTGCATTCGGTGGTAGTGTTGCTCTTGTGACACGGCCAACCGGAACAGAGCAACGCAACGATGGACAACAGCCGAGTACGGCTGCAAGTCCAACGGTGCAAGCGACTGCTGGTGGTTGTGATACGGTTGTGACACTGCCGTTTGAAATCGTCCGACGCCTTGGTGAGCAGCAACCGACTTCAGTAGCATATTCGCCGTTGCAAGtagctgctggtggtggtgttactGTTGTGACACTGCCGTCCGGAACTGTTCGACGCATTGGGGACCAGCAGCCGAGTTCAGTTGTCTATTCGCCGATGCAAGCGGTTTCTGGTGGTGGCGTTGCTACTGTGACACGTCCACCCGGTATCGCTCGACGCAACGACGGACTTCAGCCGAGTTCAGCTGCACGTTCAACGGTGCAAGCGGCTGCTGGTGGTCGTGTTGCTACTGTGATGCGGCCGCCCGGTACCGTTCGACGCATCGACGGACAACAGCCGAGTTCAGCTGCACGTTCAACGGTGCAAGCGGCTTCTGGTGGTGGCGTTGCTGTTGGGGCACGgccgcccggaatcgctcgaCACATCGGTGATCTGCAGCCGAGTTCAGCTGCCTATTCGTCGTTGCAAGCGGCTGCCGGTggaagtgttgttgttggtgcacggcCGCCCGGTACCGTTCGACGCATCGACGGACAACAGCCGAGTTCAGCTGCACGTTCAACGGTGCAAGCGGCTTCTGGTGGTGGCGTTGCTGTTGGGGCACGgccgcccggaatcgctcgaCACATCGGTGATCTGCAGCCGAGTTCAGCTGCCTATTCGTCGTTGCAAGCGGCTGCCGGTggaagtgttgttgttggtgcacggcCGCCCGGTACCGTTCGACGCATCGACGGACAACAGCCGAGTTCAGCTGCACGTTCAACGGTGCAAGCGgtttctggtggtggtgttgctagTGTGACACAGCCACCCGGTATCGCTCGGCGCAACGACGGACTACAGCCGAACTCAGCTAGATGTTCAACGGTGCAAGCGGcttccggtggtggtgttgctgttgtgacACGGCCACACGGTACCGTTCGACTCATCGAAGGACAACAGCCGAGTTCAGCTGTCCATTCGTCGTTGCAAGCGGCTTCCGGTGGTGGAGTTGCTAGTGTGACACGGCCACCCGGTATCGCTCGACGCAACGACGGACAACAGCCGAGTTCGGCTGCACGTTCAACGGTGCAAGCGGCTGCTGGTGgtcgtgttgctgttgcggctcgatcgcccggaatcgctcggCGCATCGGGGAGCTGCAGCCGAGCTCAACTGCCCATTCGTCGTTGCAAGCGGCGGCTTCCGGTGGTGATGATGCAGTTGTGGCACAGCTGCTCGACTCACTCGTGTCAGATGATATGAGTGTTGATGCGGCTGATTCACAATTGCAAAACACATCGGCTTGTTTTAACGAGAACGAGCCGACGGTGTCTGCTGCACAACCAGAACCGACTGGTATTGTCGGACGACAGCAACCGTTGGCTTCAGCTGTGCTTTTGCGTGACACAGTTGCAGGGAGTTTGGATTCCCCAA TTATGTTTTATCGAacgtga
- the LOC120961208 gene encoding cuticle protein 67-like, with product MYRFVALFALVAVSQAAYTLNPAGPTYAGIHTPAITSQQSNILRSYGNLGQISTYSKTIDTPYSSVSKSDVRVSNPGLAVGHIAASYPHPIAAPAYGHVGYAATALKNPALLGVAYSAAPAVAHMTYSNGLGINYAW from the exons ATGTATCGT TTTGTCGCTCTTTTTGCTTTGGTTGCTGTATCCCAAGCCGCCTACACTCTGAACCCAGCAGGCCCAACTTACGCAGGTATTCACACTCCGGCCATTACCAGCCAGCAGTCTAATATCCTACGCAGTTATGGAAACTTGGGACAGATCTCGACCTACTCGAAGACCATCGATACTCCCTACTCTTCAGTCAGCAAATCCGATGTGCGAGTAAGCAATCCAGGACTGGCGGTTGGCCATATCGCCGCTTCTTATCCACATCCAATCGCTGCTCCTGCTTATGGCCATGTCGGTTATGCTGCTACGGCACTTAAGAATCCGGCACTACTGGGCGTTGCATATTCCGCTGCTCCAGCCGTTGCGCACATGACTTACAGCAATGGCCTCGGCATTAACTATGCCTGGTAA